A genomic window from Diorhabda sublineata isolate icDioSubl1.1 chromosome 8, icDioSubl1.1, whole genome shotgun sequence includes:
- the LOC130447915 gene encoding uncharacterized protein LOC130447915, whose protein sequence is MDEKISTRLSDLKVTGLKAELKNRELETFGKKIELVERLVSEGSDPETDLFKDEFHTLISSNSADMDEKISTRLSDLKVTGLKAELKNRELETFGKKIELLERLVSEGSDPETDLFKDEFHTLISSNSADMDEKISTRLSDLKVTGLKAELKNRELETFGKKIELVERLVSEGSDPETDLFKDEFHTLISSNSADMDEKISTRLSDLKVTGLKAELKNRELETFGKKIELLERLVSEGSDPETDLFKDEFHTLISSNSADMDEKISTRLSDLKVTGLKAELKNRELETFGKKIELLERLVSEGSDPETDLFKDEFHTLISSNSADMDEKISTRLSDLKVTGLKAELKNRELETFGKKIELVERLVSEGSDPETDLFKDEFHTLISSNSADMDEKISTRLSDLKVTGLKAELKNRELETFGKKIELVERLVSEGSDPETDLFKDEFHTLISSNSADMDEKISTRLSV, encoded by the coding sequence ATGGATGAGAAAATTTCGACGCGCCTGAGCGACCTAAAAGTGACGGGACTAAAAGCAGAATTGAAAAATCGCGAGTTGGAAACATTCGGTAAGAAGATTGAATTAGTAGAGCGACTGGTAAGTGAAGGATCCGATCCAGAAACTGATCTATTCAAAGACGAGTTTCACACCTTGATCTCATCCAATTCTGCCGATATGGATGAGAAAATTTCGACGCGCCTGAGCGACCTAAAAGTGACGGGACTAAAAGCAGAATTGAAAAATCGCGAGTTGGAAACATTCGGTAAGAAGATTGAATTATTAGAAAGACTGGTAAGTGAAGGATCCGATCCAGAAACTGATCTATTCAAAGACGAGTTTCACACCTTGATCTCATCCAATTCTGCCGATATGGATGAGAAAATTTCGACGCGCCTGAGCGACCTAAAAGTGACGGGACTAAAAGCAGAATTGAAAAATCGCGAGTTGGAAACATTCGGTAAGAAGATTGAATTAGTAGAAAGACTGGTAAGTGAAGGATCCGATCCAGAAACTGATCTATTCAAAGACGAGTTTCACACCTTGATCTCATCCAATTCTGCCGATATGGATGAGAAAATTTCGACGCGCCTGAGCGACCTAAAAGTGACGGGACTAAAAGCAGAATTGAAAAATCGCGAGTTGGAAACATTCGGTAAGAAGATTGAATTATTAGAAAGACTGGTAAGTGAAGGATCCGATCCAGAAACTGATCTATTCAAAGACGAGTTTCACACCTTGATCTCATCCAATTCTGCCGATATGGATGAGAAAATTTCGACGCGCCTGAGCGACCTAAAAGTGACGGGACTAAAAGCAGAATTGAAAAATCGCGAGTTGGAAACATTCGGTAAGAAGATTGAATTATTAGAAAGACTGGTAAGTGAAGGATCCGATCCAGAAACTGATCTATTCAAAGACGAGTTTCACACCTTGATCTCATCCAATTCTGCCGATATGGATGAGAAAATTTCGACGCGCCTGAGCGACCTAAAAGTGACGGGACTAAAAGCAGAATTGAAAAATCGCGAGTTGGAAACATTCGGTAAGAAGATTGAATTAGTAGAAAGACTGGTAAGTGAAGGATCCGATCCAGAAACTGATCTATTCAAAGACGAGTTTCACACCTTGATCTCATCCAATTCTGCCGATATGGATGAGAAAATTTCGACGCGCCTGAGCGACCTAAAAGTGACGGGACTAAAAGCAGAATTGAAAAATCGCGAGTTGGAAACATTCGGTAAGAAGATTGAATTAGTAGAGCGACTGGTAAGTGAAGGATCCGATCCAGAAACTGATCTATTCAAAGACGAGTTTCACACCTTGATCTCATCCAATTCTGCCGATATGGACGAAAAGATTTCGACGCGCCTGAGCGTATAG